The Hyphomicrobium sp. MC1 genome window below encodes:
- the glnA gene encoding type I glutamate--ammonia ligase → MKNANDVLKFIKDKEAKFVDFRFTDTKGKMQHVTADVSCVDEGVFSDGYAFDGSSIAGWKSIEASDMTLMPDPATAHVDPFFAQTTVAIFCDVLEPSTGQPYERDPRSVAKKAEAYMMSLGIGDKVYFGPEAEFFIFDDVRFTTDMYSMGYQIDSSELPSNTGTIVESGNLGHRPRVKGGYFPVPPIDSAQDIRSEMLSVLSEMGVTVEKHHHEVAAAQHELGVKFGPMITMADHMQIYKYVVHNVAQAYGKTATFMPKPVFGDNGSGMHVHQSIWKGGQPMFAGDKYADLSQMCLNYIGGILKHAKAINAFTNPLTNSYKRLVPGFEAPVLLAYSARNRSASCRIPHVSSPKAKRIEIRFPDPGANPYFAFTAMLMAGLDGIQNKIDPGPAMDKNLYDLPPAELAKIPTVSASLREALDSLDKDRDFLKAGGVMNDDMIDAYIALRMEENMRYEMTPHPVEFDMYYSV, encoded by the coding sequence ATGAAAAATGCAAATGACGTCCTGAAATTCATCAAGGACAAGGAAGCGAAGTTCGTGGATTTCCGATTCACGGACACCAAGGGCAAGATGCAGCACGTCACGGCCGACGTCAGCTGCGTCGATGAAGGCGTCTTCTCTGATGGTTATGCCTTCGACGGGTCTTCGATCGCCGGGTGGAAATCGATCGAAGCCTCCGACATGACGCTGATGCCGGATCCGGCAACGGCTCACGTCGATCCGTTCTTCGCCCAGACGACCGTCGCGATCTTCTGCGACGTTCTCGAACCCTCAACCGGCCAACCCTATGAGCGCGACCCGCGTTCGGTCGCCAAGAAGGCCGAGGCCTACATGATGTCGCTCGGCATCGGCGACAAAGTCTATTTCGGACCGGAAGCCGAATTCTTCATCTTCGACGACGTCCGCTTCACCACTGACATGTATTCGATGGGCTATCAGATCGACTCCAGCGAGCTGCCCTCGAACACCGGTACGATCGTTGAATCCGGCAACCTCGGCCACCGTCCGCGCGTGAAGGGCGGCTATTTCCCGGTCCCGCCGATCGACAGCGCTCAAGACATCCGCTCCGAGATGCTCTCAGTCCTTTCGGAAATGGGCGTCACCGTCGAAAAGCACCACCACGAAGTCGCTGCTGCCCAGCATGAGCTCGGCGTGAAGTTCGGCCCGATGATCACGATGGCCGATCACATGCAGATCTATAAGTACGTCGTGCACAACGTGGCCCAGGCCTACGGCAAAACGGCGACGTTCATGCCGAAGCCGGTCTTCGGCGACAACGGCTCGGGCATGCACGTTCACCAGTCGATCTGGAAGGGCGGCCAGCCGATGTTCGCCGGCGACAAGTACGCCGACCTCTCGCAGATGTGCCTCAACTACATCGGCGGCATCCTGAAGCACGCGAAGGCGATCAACGCTTTCACCAATCCGCTGACCAACTCATACAAGCGCTTGGTGCCGGGCTTCGAGGCGCCTGTGTTGCTGGCCTATTCGGCGCGCAACCGCTCGGCTTCGTGCCGCATTCCGCACGTTTCAAGCCCCAAGGCCAAGCGCATCGAAATCCGCTTCCCGGATCCGGGCGCCAACCCCTACTTCGCATTCACGGCGATGTTGATGGCTGGCCTCGACGGCATCCAGAACAAGATCGATCCGGGTCCCGCCATGGACAAGAACCTCTACGATCTGCCGCCGGCTGAGCTGGCGAAGATCCCGACGGTATCGGCTTCGCTCCGCGAAGCGCTCGACAGCCTCGACAAGGACCGCGACTTCCTGAAAGCGGGCGGAGTCATGAACGACGACATGATCGACGCCTACATCGCGCTGCGCATGGAAGAGAACATGCGTTACGAGATGACGCCGCATCCGGTCGAGTTCGACATGTACTACTCGGTCTGA
- a CDS encoding P-II family nitrogen regulator, protein MKKIEAIIKPFKLDEVKEALQEIGLQGITVIEAKGFGRQKGHTELYRGAEYVVDFLPKVKIEVVLSDDMLEKAIESIQKAAKTGRIGDGKIFISSIEDAIRIRTGESGRDAI, encoded by the coding sequence ATGAAAAAGATTGAAGCGATTATAAAGCCCTTCAAGCTCGATGAAGTAAAAGAAGCGCTACAAGAAATCGGCTTGCAAGGCATCACAGTTATCGAGGCGAAGGGCTTCGGACGGCAGAAGGGTCACACCGAGCTGTATCGAGGGGCGGAATACGTGGTCGATTTCCTGCCGAAAGTGAAGATCGAAGTCGTCTTGAGCGACGACATGCTGGAAAAGGCCATCGAGTCCATTCAAAAGGCCGCGAAGACCGGCCGGATCGGTGACGGCAAGATCTTTATCTCGTCCATCGAAGACGCTATTCGCATCCGGACCGGCGAATCCGGTCGCGATGCCATTTGA
- a CDS encoding thioesterase family protein: MNLWFRLIWVLMTARRRGPLSLPSETSKLWFRVWPHDLDISIHMNNGRYLTLMDLGRLDVLVRSGLWRLVLRHRWTPIASAITIRFQRELRPFQKFRLETRLLCWDAALVVMEQVFVIHGGPRDGQPATRALFKGGLYDRKEKKFVEISRLMSLLGVSEVSPPATPEVEAFLHADDQLKQAGRTAMSSSA, encoded by the coding sequence GTTCAGACTGATATGGGTCTTAATGACGGCACGCCGCCGAGGGCCTCTCTCGCTGCCCAGCGAAACATCCAAGTTGTGGTTTCGCGTCTGGCCGCACGATCTCGATATTTCGATCCATATGAACAACGGCCGCTATCTGACGCTGATGGATCTCGGTCGCCTTGATGTGCTCGTCCGGTCCGGCCTTTGGCGGCTGGTTTTGCGCCATCGTTGGACACCGATCGCCAGCGCAATCACCATCCGCTTTCAACGCGAGCTGCGGCCTTTTCAAAAATTCCGCCTCGAAACGCGGCTTCTCTGCTGGGACGCGGCACTTGTCGTCATGGAGCAGGTCTTCGTTATCCATGGCGGCCCGCGCGACGGACAGCCCGCAACGCGCGCCTTATTCAAAGGCGGCCTTTACGACCGCAAAGAAAAGAAGTTCGTCGAGATCTCCCGGCTGATGTCCCTCCTCGGCGTCTCGGAGGTCAGCCCACCCGCTACGCCGGAAGTCGAAGCATTCCTACATGCCGACGATCAGCTCAAGCAGGCCGGACGAACCGCCATGAGTTCCAGCGCCTGA
- a CDS encoding bifunctional ADP-dependent NAD(P)H-hydrate dehydratase/NAD(P)H-hydrate epimerase, whose product MNELLTTSEAGQADRLAAEAGVATISLMERAGQAVAEAALGMVWGPDRRVAVLCGPGNNGGDGFVAARHLRDKGWDVRLFLLGDRDALKGDAAEMARRWPLVVRPATPDALQSMHLVIDALFGAGLSRPLEGEAAELVRAVNASGLPVLSVDVPSGLDGTSGEVRGVAVQARRTVTFFRKKPGHVLMPGRQLCGEVIVADIGIPERVLETLKPKLHENGLPLWVDHFNWPKDGGHKYDRGHAVVVSGPALQTGAARLGARAALRVGAGLVTLVGNAAATAIIATQITSIMVRSVSGATALSEFLRDTRRNAVLIGPGASVGPETADDVLAVLRSSASVVLDADALTSFSDTGEKPRSEASMGFLARNGDNPHGRETLFAAIKKRPAPVAMTPHEGEFKRLFGELPGSKIDRAREAAKLSGAFVILKGADTVIAAPDGRAAVNSNAPPWLATAGSGDVLGGLVTGLLAQHMPPFEAACAAVWLHGEAANAFGMGLIAEDLPDVLPKVLQRLFTERV is encoded by the coding sequence ATGAATGAATTGCTGACGACGTCGGAGGCGGGACAAGCCGACCGTCTGGCGGCCGAGGCCGGTGTCGCCACGATCAGCCTCATGGAGCGTGCTGGGCAGGCGGTGGCCGAGGCGGCGCTTGGCATGGTCTGGGGTCCGGACCGGCGCGTGGCGGTGCTTTGCGGCCCGGGAAACAATGGCGGTGACGGGTTCGTTGCAGCCCGGCACCTACGTGACAAGGGTTGGGACGTCCGGCTTTTTCTGCTCGGGGACAGAGATGCGCTCAAAGGTGACGCGGCCGAGATGGCTCGGCGTTGGCCGCTCGTCGTTCGCCCGGCAACCCCGGATGCCCTGCAAAGCATGCATCTGGTCATCGACGCCCTTTTTGGTGCGGGCCTGTCGAGGCCTCTTGAAGGGGAGGCGGCGGAACTCGTTCGCGCCGTCAACGCCAGCGGTCTGCCTGTCCTTTCCGTCGACGTGCCGAGCGGGCTCGATGGGACGAGCGGCGAGGTGCGCGGCGTTGCTGTTCAAGCGCGCCGGACGGTGACATTCTTCCGCAAGAAGCCGGGGCATGTGCTGATGCCAGGGCGGCAGCTCTGCGGTGAGGTTATCGTTGCGGATATAGGCATTCCGGAGCGCGTGCTCGAGACGTTGAAGCCGAAGCTGCACGAGAACGGCCTGCCGCTTTGGGTCGATCATTTCAACTGGCCGAAGGATGGCGGCCATAAGTACGACCGTGGACATGCGGTCGTCGTCTCGGGACCGGCATTGCAAACGGGGGCAGCGCGTCTTGGTGCGCGCGCGGCGCTGCGGGTCGGCGCTGGGCTCGTCACGCTCGTCGGCAACGCTGCTGCAACGGCAATCATCGCGACGCAGATCACCTCGATCATGGTGCGATCGGTTTCAGGCGCCACGGCGTTGTCGGAATTTCTTCGCGATACCCGTCGCAACGCGGTGTTGATCGGTCCAGGCGCGTCTGTTGGGCCAGAGACGGCAGATGACGTTTTGGCCGTGCTTCGATCATCGGCTTCAGTCGTGCTCGATGCGGACGCGCTGACCTCATTCTCGGATACAGGAGAAAAGCCGCGCAGCGAAGCCAGCATGGGATTTCTGGCACGGAACGGCGATAATCCGCATGGTCGCGAGACGCTATTTGCCGCCATCAAGAAACGGCCGGCACCCGTCGCGATGACGCCGCATGAGGGTGAATTCAAGCGTTTGTTCGGAGAGCTTCCGGGTTCGAAGATTGATCGCGCTCGCGAGGCGGCGAAGCTCTCAGGCGCGTTCGTCATTCTGAAAGGCGCCGATACCGTCATCGCCGCGCCGGACGGTCGCGCCGCCGTCAATTCCAATGCGCCGCCTTGGCTTGCCACGGCCGGGTCTGGTGACGTTCTCGGCGGCCTCGTGACGGGGCTTTTGGCCCAGCACATGCCGCCTTTCGAAGCCGCCTGTGCTGCCGTCTGGTTGCACGGAGAGGCAGCCAACGCGTTTGGCATGGGCTTGATCGCCGAGGACTTGCCTGACGTTCTGCCTAAGGTGCTGCAGCGATTGTTTACGGAGCGCGTCTGA